The following coding sequences are from one Arthrobacter crystallopoietes window:
- the moaC gene encoding cyclic pyranopterin monophosphate synthase MoaC, with product MAVMSEQDRLTHVREDGTAHMVDVSAKAETTREATAQAVLTTRADVVALLASGDLPKGDALAVSRVAGIMAAKQTPSLIPLCHPLPISKVTVDFFPGTSEVRIEATVRTRGVTGVEMEALTAASVAALSLYDMIKAVDKHAVIGDIKVLAKSGGKSGDWTL from the coding sequence ATGGCTGTTATGAGCGAGCAGGACCGGTTGACCCATGTCCGCGAGGACGGCACGGCGCACATGGTGGACGTCAGCGCCAAGGCCGAAACCACCCGTGAGGCCACCGCCCAGGCCGTCCTGACCACGCGGGCGGACGTTGTCGCCCTGCTGGCCTCCGGTGACCTGCCCAAGGGGGACGCCCTGGCGGTCAGCCGCGTGGCCGGCATCATGGCCGCCAAGCAGACGCCGTCGCTGATTCCGCTGTGCCACCCGCTGCCCATCAGCAAGGTCACCGTGGACTTCTTCCCCGGCACCAGCGAGGTGCGGATCGAGGCGACCGTTCGCACCCGCGGAGTTACCGGCGTCGAAATGGAGGCGCTCACCGCTGCCTCGGTGGCGGCGCTGAGCCTGTACGACATGATCAAGGCCGTGGACAAGCACGCCGTGATCGGCGATATCAAGGTGCTGGCCAAATCCGGCGGCAAGAGCGGGGACTGGACGCTGTGA
- a CDS encoding ribonuclease J — MSESTITELRTPPKLADGTLRVVPLGGLGEIGRNMAVFEINSKLLIVDCGVLFPEEHQPGVDLILPDFSYIEDRLDDIVGVVLTHGHEDHIGAVPYLLRMRQDIPLIGSQLTLALVEAKLTEHRIKPYALTVSEGQIEQFGPFECEFVAVNHSIPDALAVFIRTAAGNVLHTGDFKMDQLPLDGRLTDLRAFARLGEEGVDLFMSDSTNADIPGFTTAEKEIGPVLERLFGQVQKRIIVASFSSHIHRVQQVLDAAAAHGRHVAFVGRSMVRNMAIAEKLGYLNVPPGIIVDLKNVEDFPDDRIVLMSTGSQGEPMAALSRMANGDHRIQVGKGDTVILASSLIPGNENAVFRIINGLLKLGAEVIHKGTAKVHVSGHAAAGELLYCYNILKPKNAMPVHGETRHLIANGNLARQTGVADENVLLADDGSVVDLVDGKARIVGQVECGFVYVDGSSIGEITDSDLKDRRILGEEGFISVITVVNRSTGKIVSGPEIHARGFAEDDAVFDNIKPQITAALEEAVVGTKEHTTYQLQQVVRRVVGTWVNKRHRRRPMIVPVVLEA; from the coding sequence ATGAGCGAGTCCACAATTACAGAGCTGCGAACCCCGCCGAAACTCGCCGACGGTACCCTGCGCGTAGTGCCGCTGGGCGGCCTGGGCGAGATCGGCCGGAACATGGCGGTGTTCGAGATCAACTCGAAGCTGCTGATTGTGGATTGCGGTGTCCTCTTCCCCGAAGAACACCAGCCCGGAGTGGATCTGATCCTGCCGGACTTCTCATATATTGAGGACCGGCTTGACGACATCGTCGGCGTGGTCCTGACCCATGGGCATGAGGATCATATCGGCGCAGTTCCCTACTTGCTGCGCATGCGCCAGGACATTCCGCTGATCGGTTCACAGCTGACCCTGGCGCTGGTCGAGGCGAAACTGACCGAGCACCGCATCAAGCCGTACGCGCTGACCGTTTCCGAAGGCCAGATCGAGCAGTTCGGACCGTTCGAGTGCGAATTCGTTGCCGTCAACCACTCCATTCCGGACGCGTTGGCTGTCTTCATCCGAACGGCCGCGGGCAATGTCCTGCACACCGGCGACTTCAAGATGGACCAGTTGCCGCTGGACGGACGCCTGACTGACCTGCGTGCCTTCGCCCGGCTCGGCGAAGAAGGCGTGGACCTGTTCATGTCGGATTCGACCAACGCCGACATCCCCGGCTTCACCACCGCGGAAAAGGAAATCGGACCGGTGCTGGAACGGCTCTTCGGGCAGGTCCAGAAGCGGATCATTGTCGCGTCGTTTTCTTCGCACATCCACCGCGTCCAGCAGGTGCTCGACGCCGCCGCCGCGCATGGGCGCCATGTCGCTTTCGTGGGCCGGTCCATGGTTCGCAACATGGCCATCGCCGAGAAGCTGGGCTACCTGAACGTACCCCCGGGCATCATTGTCGACCTGAAAAACGTCGAAGACTTCCCGGATGACCGGATCGTGCTCATGTCCACCGGCTCCCAGGGGGAACCGATGGCTGCCCTCTCGCGGATGGCTAACGGAGACCACCGGATCCAGGTGGGCAAGGGCGACACCGTGATCCTCGCGTCGTCGTTGATTCCGGGCAACGAGAACGCTGTCTTCCGGATTATCAACGGCCTGCTCAAGCTGGGTGCCGAGGTGATCCACAAGGGCACGGCCAAGGTTCATGTCTCCGGCCATGCCGCTGCCGGTGAGCTGCTGTATTGCTACAACATCCTCAAGCCCAAGAACGCGATGCCGGTCCACGGCGAAACGCGCCATCTGATCGCCAACGGCAACCTGGCGCGGCAGACCGGCGTGGCCGACGAGAATGTCCTGCTGGCCGATGACGGCAGTGTGGTCGATCTTGTCGACGGCAAAGCGCGCATCGTGGGCCAGGTCGAATGCGGCTTCGTCTATGTGGACGGCTCCAGCATCGGCGAAATAACCGACTCGGATCTGAAGGACCGCCGGATCCTGGGCGAAGAAGGCTTCATCTCGGTCATCACCGTGGTCAACCGCAGTACCGGCAAGATCGTCTCCGGCCCGGAAATCCATGCGCGCGGTTTCGCCGAGGACGACGCGGTCTTTGACAACATCAAGCCCCAGATCACGGCCGCCCTGGAGGAAGCCGTGGTGGGCACCAAGGAGCACACCACCTACCAGCTCCAGCAGGTGGTCCGCAGGGTCGTGGGTACCTGGGTCAACAAGCGGCACCGCCGGCGGCCCATGATCGTACCGGTCGTGCTCGAAGCCTGA
- the dapA gene encoding 4-hydroxy-tetrahydrodipicolinate synthase, whose product MSESSSREYTFGSLVTAMVTPFNEKGDVDYEVAGKLALKLVEDGCDGLVVTGTTGETSTLLDEENLGMFRAVVDAVGGRAKVIAGSTTNDTRHSIRLSQEAAKLGVDGLLVTAPYYNKPSQAGVQAHIEAIANAVDLPVMVYDIPGRAGIRIETETLYRLAEHPRIVALKDAKADYQETTRVLANTDLDVYSGDDSLTLPLMAAGAVGLVSVSAHVATAQYRALVDAMHAGDLATARRLHFELDPVQRAVMTHIQGAVASKLILKWQSVLPNSVVRLPLVEPSDAEIALIRADLEEAGWNLEV is encoded by the coding sequence ATGTCTGAGTCTTCTTCCCGTGAGTACACCTTCGGATCTTTGGTGACTGCCATGGTTACCCCCTTCAACGAGAAGGGCGATGTGGATTATGAGGTCGCTGGCAAGCTGGCCCTGAAGCTCGTCGAGGACGGCTGCGACGGACTGGTGGTCACCGGGACCACGGGGGAGACCTCCACCCTGCTGGACGAGGAAAACCTCGGCATGTTCCGCGCGGTGGTAGACGCCGTCGGCGGACGGGCAAAGGTCATCGCCGGCTCCACCACCAACGACACCCGGCACTCCATCCGTCTGTCCCAGGAAGCGGCGAAACTGGGCGTGGACGGACTCCTTGTCACCGCGCCGTACTACAACAAGCCCAGCCAGGCCGGCGTCCAGGCACACATTGAAGCCATCGCGAACGCCGTCGATCTGCCCGTCATGGTCTACGACATCCCCGGCCGCGCCGGCATCCGGATCGAGACCGAGACCCTGTACCGGCTGGCCGAACATCCGCGCATCGTCGCGCTGAAGGATGCCAAGGCGGACTACCAGGAGACCACGCGCGTCCTGGCGAACACCGATCTGGATGTGTACTCCGGCGATGACTCGCTCACCTTGCCGCTGATGGCCGCCGGCGCCGTCGGCCTCGTTTCGGTCAGCGCCCATGTTGCGACGGCGCAGTACCGTGCACTGGTCGATGCCATGCATGCCGGTGATCTGGCTACGGCACGCCGGCTGCACTTTGAGCTGGATCCGGTCCAGCGGGCGGTCATGACCCATATTCAAGGGGCGGTCGCGTCCAAACTCATTCTTAAGTGGCAGTCCGTACTGCCCAACTCGGTGGTCCGCTTGCCTCTGGTTGAGCCGTCCGACGCCGAGATCGCACTGATCCGCGCAGACCTCGAAGAGGCCGGCTGGAACCTGGAGGTTTGA
- a CDS encoding MogA/MoaB family molybdenum cofactor biosynthesis protein, producing the protein MRRTAGVVVASTRAAAGTYEDRSGPIISEWLAAEGFEPLPVRVVPDGPEVRAALEGLLAEGVRVLITSGGTGLTRDDRTPEITAALLDKEVPGIMEAIRAAGRPHTPLAALSRGVAGVAGGTFIINLPGSPGGVRDGLAVLQPLIEHIYTQLEGRRDAGHEGAGHQAAAENSTHTTSHKTGGHHGH; encoded by the coding sequence ATCCGGCGCACTGCCGGCGTCGTTGTCGCCTCCACGCGCGCGGCAGCCGGGACCTACGAGGACCGCAGCGGGCCGATCATCTCCGAGTGGCTGGCCGCCGAAGGCTTCGAGCCGCTGCCCGTGCGCGTGGTCCCGGACGGGCCCGAGGTTCGAGCGGCGCTGGAAGGACTGCTGGCCGAGGGCGTCCGGGTCCTCATCACCAGCGGCGGCACCGGGCTGACCCGTGACGACCGGACCCCGGAGATCACCGCTGCGCTCCTGGACAAGGAAGTGCCCGGGATCATGGAGGCCATCCGCGCCGCAGGCAGGCCCCACACACCGCTGGCCGCGCTGAGCCGCGGCGTGGCCGGAGTGGCCGGCGGGACGTTCATCATCAATCTTCCGGGCTCGCCCGGCGGCGTCCGCGACGGGCTCGCGGTGCTGCAGCCGCTGATCGAGCACATCTATACCCAGCTGGAAGGCCGCCGCGACGCCGGACACGAAGGCGCCGGACACCAGGCCGCCGCGGAGAACTCCACCCACACCACAAGCCACAAAACCGGAGGGCATCATGGGCACTAG
- a CDS encoding tetratricopeptide repeat protein, producing the protein MTDSATPGTGSASWYSRHGEKIWVSAIIFLLLAYMALTVHRAWLLLQDPQPVAIALGAALLVLPVVGAWALIREILFGSRMSKLAKILEAEGGLPVDNLPRTPGGRIVREAADAEFEKYKAEAEAAPEDWRSWFRLSCAYDAARDRKRARESMRKAIELSRS; encoded by the coding sequence ATGACTGACTCCGCAACCCCGGGAACCGGCTCCGCTTCCTGGTATTCGCGCCACGGCGAGAAGATCTGGGTTTCGGCCATCATCTTCCTGCTGCTCGCGTACATGGCGCTGACCGTGCACCGCGCCTGGCTGCTTCTGCAGGACCCGCAGCCGGTGGCGATTGCCCTCGGCGCCGCCCTGCTGGTGCTGCCGGTGGTGGGTGCCTGGGCGCTGATCCGCGAGATCCTCTTCGGCTCGCGCATGTCGAAACTGGCCAAGATCCTTGAGGCTGAAGGCGGGCTGCCGGTGGATAACCTGCCGCGCACCCCGGGCGGCCGCATCGTCCGCGAGGCGGCGGATGCGGAGTTTGAGAAGTACAAGGCGGAGGCCGAAGCCGCGCCGGAGGACTGGCGCAGCTGGTTCCGGCTCTCCTGCGCCTACGACGCCGCCCGCGACCGCAAGCGTGCCCGCGAATCCATGCGCAAGGCCATCGAGCTCAGCCGCAGCTGA
- a CDS encoding heparan-alpha-glucosaminide N-acetyltransferase domain-containing protein, whose amino-acid sequence MASTHNGSAGQRLAGIDAARGLALLGMMATHIFPLWTAGANPEPSFSGLVLSGRSSALFAVLAGVGLGLLTGGSRPHSGRSLLADRSGIAVRAAIIAVVGLMLGTLNVSIAVILVHYAVLFLCALPFLQLRLPVLAAWAGGWLLLSPVAAYLLRPWLENTLGLASLGHNPMILDVFIPSRFLADIFVTGYYPVLHWLGYILVGLLIGRLDIRRAAVQLWLLSGGLAAAALAKAGSWLIMDGLGGYRQLASTEAAERPDFALIYQVNLSWVDTDDSWWWLGISGPHSGTTFDLLHTSGTAAIVLAICLLLTTKKPNLLLPLSGAGAMTLTLYTVHVWVMSLIPKNAVWPGDNEIYWVQVIVALSVGTTLHVLDRRGPFEFITSTASRTTRDAIRGGHRQYS is encoded by the coding sequence ATGGCATCCACACACAACGGTTCCGCCGGGCAGCGGCTGGCCGGAATCGACGCCGCCCGGGGCCTGGCCCTGCTGGGCATGATGGCCACCCATATCTTTCCGTTGTGGACCGCCGGCGCCAACCCCGAGCCCAGTTTCAGCGGCCTGGTACTCTCCGGCCGGTCCTCGGCCCTCTTCGCGGTCCTGGCCGGCGTCGGGCTTGGCCTTTTGACCGGCGGCAGCCGTCCGCACAGCGGCCGGTCGCTGCTGGCCGACCGGTCCGGGATTGCGGTGCGCGCGGCCATTATCGCCGTCGTTGGTCTGATGCTTGGCACGCTGAACGTCAGCATTGCCGTCATCCTCGTCCACTATGCGGTGCTGTTCCTCTGCGCCCTGCCGTTCCTGCAGCTGCGCCTGCCCGTGCTGGCAGCGTGGGCCGGCGGCTGGCTGCTGCTCTCCCCCGTGGCTGCCTATCTGCTGCGCCCGTGGCTGGAGAACACACTCGGCTTGGCCAGCCTGGGGCACAATCCGATGATTCTCGATGTGTTTATTCCGTCCAGGTTCCTGGCCGACATCTTCGTCACCGGCTACTACCCCGTGCTGCATTGGCTCGGCTACATCCTTGTTGGGCTTCTCATCGGCCGGCTGGATATCCGCCGCGCCGCGGTCCAACTGTGGCTGCTGTCCGGCGGCCTGGCGGCGGCGGCGTTGGCCAAAGCCGGCTCATGGCTCATCATGGACGGCCTGGGCGGCTACCGCCAGCTCGCCTCCACCGAGGCGGCGGAGCGCCCGGATTTCGCGCTGATCTACCAGGTGAACCTCAGTTGGGTCGACACGGACGATTCATGGTGGTGGCTGGGAATCTCCGGCCCGCATTCCGGCACCACCTTCGATCTGCTGCATACCTCCGGGACGGCGGCCATTGTGCTTGCCATCTGCCTGCTGCTGACCACGAAGAAACCGAATCTGCTGCTGCCGCTCTCGGGTGCCGGTGCCATGACGCTGACCTTGTACACCGTGCATGTCTGGGTCATGAGCCTCATCCCGAAGAATGCGGTCTGGCCCGGGGACAACGAGATTTACTGGGTGCAGGTCATCGTGGCCCTGTCCGTGGGCACCACGCTGCACGTGCTGGACCGGCGGGGGCCCTTCGAATTCATCACGTCCACCGCCTCCCGGACAACCCGGGACGCCATCCGCGGCGGCCACCGCCAATACAGCTGA
- a CDS encoding molybdenum cofactor biosynthesis protein MoaE, translated as MGTSEVLYAGVADSPLDAAQAMAAAESPECGAVVTFSGVVRNHDGGEAVSALGYSAHPSAGRVIAEVAADIAAKYDGVRIWVAHRIGSLQIGDPALVAAVASAHRAEAFAAASELVDTVKERVPVWKEQHFADGRTEWVGIGQ; from the coding sequence ATGGGCACTAGCGAAGTGCTGTACGCAGGGGTCGCCGATTCCCCCTTGGACGCTGCGCAGGCGATGGCCGCAGCGGAGTCGCCCGAGTGCGGCGCCGTCGTGACTTTCAGCGGCGTAGTGCGCAACCACGACGGCGGGGAAGCGGTCTCCGCCCTGGGCTACTCCGCACACCCCAGCGCGGGCCGGGTGATTGCCGAGGTCGCCGCCGACATTGCCGCGAAGTACGACGGCGTGCGCATCTGGGTCGCGCACCGGATTGGATCGCTGCAGATCGGGGATCCGGCGCTGGTGGCCGCCGTCGCTTCCGCCCACCGTGCCGAAGCGTTCGCCGCGGCATCGGAACTGGTGGACACCGTCAAGGAACGGGTGCCGGTCTGGAAGGAACAGCATTTCGCCGACGGACGCACCGAATGGGTAGGCATCGGCCAGTAG
- the dapB gene encoding 4-hydroxy-tetrahydrodipicolinate reductase: protein MTEQLAVAVLGAGGRMGAEAVKAVDAAEDLKLVAALGRGDSLDSLAGTGAQVVVDLTTPDSTEANVRFAVEHGMHAVVGTTGWDEQKRRNLDALLEAHPGTGVLIAPNFALGSVLASAFAAKAARYFESVEIIELHHPDKVDAPSGTAVRTAQLVAASREEAGVSASPDATTKSLDGARGADVEGVRVHSVRLRGLVAHQEVLLGGPGEQLTIRHDSFDRASFMPGVLLGVRAVASHPGLTYGLDGYLDLND, encoded by the coding sequence ATGACTGAACAACTTGCGGTGGCCGTGCTCGGTGCCGGCGGACGAATGGGCGCGGAGGCGGTCAAGGCCGTTGACGCCGCCGAAGACCTCAAACTGGTGGCTGCGCTGGGGCGTGGGGACAGCCTGGATTCGCTGGCCGGCACCGGCGCGCAGGTCGTGGTGGATCTGACCACGCCGGACAGCACCGAAGCAAACGTACGTTTCGCCGTCGAACACGGCATGCACGCCGTCGTCGGAACCACCGGCTGGGACGAACAGAAGCGCCGCAACCTGGACGCACTGCTGGAAGCGCACCCGGGAACCGGCGTGCTGATCGCGCCGAACTTCGCACTGGGCTCGGTGCTGGCGTCGGCGTTCGCCGCCAAGGCCGCCAGGTACTTCGAATCGGTGGAGATCATCGAACTGCATCACCCCGACAAGGTGGACGCGCCCTCCGGCACCGCGGTACGCACCGCGCAGCTGGTCGCCGCATCGCGGGAAGAGGCCGGCGTTTCCGCCAGCCCCGACGCCACCACTAAGTCCCTCGACGGCGCCCGCGGCGCGGACGTGGAGGGGGTGCGGGTGCACAGCGTGCGGCTGCGCGGCCTGGTGGCGCACCAGGAAGTGCTGCTCGGCGGCCCAGGTGAACAGTTGACCATCCGGCACGACTCGTTTGACCGTGCCTCCTTTATGCCCGGGGTCCTGCTGGGCGTGCGCGCCGTGGCCAGCCACCCGGGATTGACCTACGGCCTGGACGGATACCTTGACCTCAATGACTGA
- the glp gene encoding gephyrin-like molybdotransferase Glp, giving the protein MAATVAEHRKAVTELVRAAVQRNGRQDDTVGLLEARNRILARDITAPVSLPPFANSQMDGYAVDSAAAGGRPEFAVAETIAAGYPAPPLAKGFAAPIMTGAMLPAGADAVVPIEQADPDGFRTPAPGLTVRLPASVPAGQFVRVEGSDIAAGTLALAAGTRLKPAQLGLLAALGVAEVAVRPRLRVLLLSTGDEVIAPGGTLGPGQIFDANTTLLAAGLAEAGADVAGSRILADSPEDFLARLHEDLGRHQPDLLLTSGGISKGAFEVVKQALARDHVEFGPVAMQPGGPQAIGTVGGVAYLGFPGNPVSSLVSFETFLRPALTEVLGDPEPRTILHVPLAEAVQSPAAKHQIRRGHYDGGSVTLIGGPGSHLLHALAASNALVHFPVGVTEVPAGQNVEVWLL; this is encoded by the coding sequence GTGGCCGCTACAGTAGCTGAGCACCGCAAAGCGGTCACCGAGCTCGTCCGCGCCGCCGTGCAACGCAATGGCCGGCAGGATGACACGGTCGGGCTGCTCGAGGCCCGGAACCGGATCCTGGCCCGGGACATCACCGCCCCGGTCAGCTTGCCGCCCTTCGCCAACTCGCAGATGGACGGCTACGCGGTGGACAGTGCGGCAGCTGGCGGCCGGCCCGAGTTTGCGGTGGCCGAAACCATCGCCGCGGGCTACCCGGCTCCGCCGCTGGCTAAAGGCTTCGCGGCGCCGATCATGACCGGAGCCATGCTGCCGGCCGGAGCGGACGCCGTCGTCCCGATTGAACAGGCGGACCCGGATGGTTTCCGCACGCCCGCCCCGGGGCTGACTGTGCGGCTGCCGGCCAGCGTTCCGGCCGGCCAGTTCGTGCGTGTGGAGGGCAGCGACATTGCCGCCGGCACCCTTGCCCTCGCCGCCGGCACTCGGCTCAAGCCGGCCCAGCTGGGTCTGCTGGCGGCGCTCGGCGTCGCGGAGGTTGCGGTGCGGCCGCGGCTGCGCGTGCTGCTGTTGAGTACCGGCGACGAGGTCATCGCACCCGGCGGCACCCTGGGTCCCGGACAGATTTTCGATGCCAACACCACCTTGCTGGCGGCCGGGCTCGCCGAGGCCGGCGCGGACGTGGCCGGCAGCCGGATCCTGGCCGATTCCCCGGAGGACTTCCTGGCCCGGCTGCACGAGGATTTGGGCCGCCACCAGCCGGACCTGCTGCTGACCTCGGGCGGCATCAGCAAGGGCGCCTTCGAGGTGGTCAAGCAGGCCCTCGCCCGCGATCACGTGGAGTTCGGACCGGTGGCGATGCAGCCCGGCGGACCCCAGGCCATCGGCACGGTGGGCGGCGTCGCCTACCTGGGCTTTCCGGGCAACCCGGTCAGTTCGCTTGTGTCCTTCGAGACTTTCCTCCGTCCGGCGCTCACCGAGGTGCTGGGCGACCCGGAGCCGCGCACCATCCTGCACGTGCCGCTGGCCGAGGCCGTCCAGTCGCCCGCGGCCAAGCACCAGATCCGTCGCGGCCATTACGACGGCGGCTCCGTCACCTTGATCGGCGGTCCCGGCTCGCATCTGCTGCACGCCCTGGCAGCGTCCAACGCACTGGTGCATTTTCCCGTCGGCGTAACGGAAGTCCCGGCCGGGCAGAACGTGGAAGTATGGCTGTTATGA
- a CDS encoding molybdopterin-dependent oxidoreductase encodes MTRNPGAPNRGATPDRWSTGRPAGTHREQAESGPDQPAPDQSAPNWWAAAAGAAAALLGTAAGELAAAFLSPSVSPLTAVGSAVIDVLPPMVKDAAIAVFGTADKAAFFVAMTLVIAALGGLAGVLEVRRRYAGSAVILAFAAAGTVAVLASPQAEQLALAAPVVAGVVALAMLQVLVRRCVQAAAAPARPAVPAQDPARRTFLLWLGGTAAAAALTAVVATSIRSAQQGAARLRQAFKLPAPADPAEPIPAGATLPVAGLTPLVTPNPDFYRIDTALAVPVVNVDQWRLRVTGMVEQEVELDFDELAGQELTERYITLCCVSNPVGGDLIGNAKWLGWPVRNLLARARPQAGADMVLSRSVDGWTASTPLEVLTDERDALLAIGMNGEPLPLEHGFPVRLVVPGLFGYVSATKWVTELKLTRFEDETAYWTTRGWSARGPVKMSSRIDTPRNGARLDPGQVDIGGVAWSQHTGISAVQLRVDDGAWQDAELGDPISADTWRQYRYRWTAPAGRHRLQVRAIDAAGMVQTGESAPVVPDGATGWHTVSVTVA; translated from the coding sequence ATGACACGGAACCCAGGGGCACCGAACCGAGGGGCGACGCCGGACCGATGGTCAACCGGCCGGCCGGCGGGCACGCACCGGGAGCAGGCTGAATCAGGGCCGGACCAGCCTGCACCGGACCAGTCAGCGCCGAACTGGTGGGCGGCGGCCGCCGGGGCCGCTGCTGCCTTGCTGGGAACCGCCGCCGGCGAGCTGGCCGCGGCGTTCCTGAGCCCTTCCGTTTCGCCGTTGACCGCGGTTGGCTCGGCCGTCATCGACGTGCTGCCCCCGATGGTGAAGGATGCAGCAATCGCGGTCTTCGGGACGGCGGACAAGGCCGCGTTCTTCGTTGCCATGACGTTGGTGATCGCGGCCCTCGGCGGCCTGGCCGGAGTGCTCGAAGTACGACGCCGGTACGCCGGCAGCGCTGTCATCCTCGCCTTTGCGGCGGCGGGCACCGTGGCTGTGCTGGCCAGCCCGCAGGCCGAACAATTGGCGCTGGCCGCCCCGGTGGTCGCCGGGGTAGTGGCCCTGGCGATGCTGCAGGTCCTGGTCCGGCGCTGCGTCCAAGCCGCCGCCGCTCCTGCACGGCCGGCCGTTCCGGCGCAGGACCCGGCCCGGCGCACGTTCCTGTTGTGGCTGGGAGGTACCGCGGCAGCGGCGGCGTTGACCGCCGTCGTCGCTACGAGTATCCGCAGTGCCCAGCAGGGTGCAGCCCGCCTCCGCCAGGCCTTCAAGCTGCCCGCCCCGGCCGATCCTGCGGAACCGATTCCGGCAGGCGCAACGCTGCCGGTAGCCGGCCTCACGCCGCTCGTGACACCGAATCCGGATTTCTACCGGATCGACACTGCCCTGGCGGTGCCCGTGGTCAATGTGGACCAGTGGCGGCTGCGGGTGACCGGCATGGTGGAGCAGGAAGTGGAGCTGGACTTTGATGAACTGGCGGGACAGGAGCTGACGGAGCGGTACATCACGCTGTGCTGCGTCTCCAACCCGGTGGGCGGAGACCTGATCGGCAATGCGAAGTGGCTGGGCTGGCCGGTCCGGAACTTGCTCGCCAGGGCCCGCCCGCAGGCCGGGGCGGACATGGTGCTCTCGCGCAGCGTGGACGGCTGGACCGCTTCGACACCGCTGGAAGTGCTGACCGACGAGCGGGATGCGCTGCTGGCCATCGGGATGAACGGCGAACCGCTGCCGCTCGAACACGGCTTCCCGGTGCGGCTGGTGGTGCCCGGGCTTTTCGGCTACGTCTCCGCCACCAAGTGGGTCACCGAACTGAAACTCACCCGCTTCGAGGACGAGACCGCATACTGGACCACCCGGGGCTGGAGCGCCCGGGGACCGGTGAAGATGAGCTCGCGGATCGACACGCCTCGCAACGGTGCGCGGCTCGACCCCGGCCAGGTGGACATCGGCGGTGTGGCCTGGTCCCAGCACACCGGCATCAGCGCCGTGCAGCTGCGCGTCGACGACGGTGCCTGGCAGGATGCCGAACTGGGCGATCCCATCTCCGCGGACACCTGGCGGCAGTACCGGTACCGGTGGACCGCGCCGGCAGGCCGCCACCGGCTCCAGGTCCGTGCCATCGATGCGGCGGGCATGGTCCAGACCGGCGAGAGCGCCCCGGTAGTGCCGGATGGGGCCACCGGCTGGCACACGGTGAGCGTGACCGTCGCTTAG